The genomic region CCTTTCTCTGTAGTTGATCTTGAAGAGTGGTTCTCTTCTAGAAAGCCATTCCATGTGGGCTGTGGTACCAAGTGGCAGCAAGGAGCTCATAGAGCCTGACTACACAAGCTTGGAGATGCTTTTCTGTGTCCCACCAACGCcaccaaaggagaaaaaaaggccaaaaaagaattcaaaagaGGTACTCAGACTGCTCACTTTTTGTAGATCCTGACAAAATTCTTGGAAGTGAAAAGCTTGTTCACTCTTTATTGTTGGCAGTCTTTTATACTAAGGTATAAAGTCTGGGATATTCTGGTACCCTTTGACTAAAACTGCCTTAAAATGATACAGGAGAGGTTTAGAATTAAACGAGGTGAAGCATCTCTGCTGAGGACACTGCTTAGAAGGGGAGGACTTGGGAATTACAGTGCTAATTCTTAAAAATTGGAATATTCTAAAAACAAatcatttctgttctgtatgTCTTTGAAAATCTTAAACATTTCTCAAATAAATCAGATCTCTCAAATAGATCTTACTACATATACTTTTGTAAATTGCTCTGAGTTTGATCAGTTAAGAGCGttgataatatttatttttctttagtaatAACATGgcccaacaaacaaacaaaagctctaaaattttggttaaaattaaagcagatgactgcatttctctttttatcttttgaCAGATCACATTCATAGGTCCAAAGAAAAGTCTCCTTCTGAGTGTATTTCTGAAGCGATTTAAGTGGTAAGATTTGGAGATCAGTGTATTTATTTGATGTATGTTTTTCAGATATTATATAAATTTAACAGGAATATTGTATAACCTCTATCTTTCTTTAACAAGGagtcaacattaaaaaaaaaaagagagagagagagagaggtgtgGTAGTCTCTTTCCAGACAACTAATACCATGTCTCAAATTGTTATTGAACCTAAAACAACATTGCTAATTCCTAAAGAGACAATATCCACAAATATCAACAAAATTACAAGGAAACATCTCTCTATATGGTGTTATTGACATTAATATCAATTCGTGGCAGGAACTCTTAGTGGAGGTTCCTGATTGGATGTTCCaaattacttaatttttaaGAGATATCTTGAAGAGTTCAGGTCCAAAATCATACAtagtttttattcattttttctataaatagGAAATGGTTTCTGTAATTAAGCAAATGGGAATCTGCCAAGTCACAGTCCTCACAGAGGAATGAAAtcaagcagaagaaaggaatcTGTATTAGTTTTTAGCAAAATATCTTTACTTTCAGATTCCATGAAACTACTGTAGGATGAAGATGGATTTTCTACTCTGTCCTTCCCCTTTTGTGCAATGGCCCGTGTTACAAGGGCTTCGAAAAGAAACTGAGGCTAGAAGTTCCTTTATGTTAAGAATAAATCATAATCAGTCTGAGggatttttaaaactttttccatCGCAAACTCTGCTTTCCAATGGAGAAGAGCTGTGAATGGCCTAAGCCAGCTGATATCTCTTTTCTCTGATTCCCTGGGCAGTGGCTAAGCTCTCCTGAGAGCAGTTAGTGGCTGTGGGATCAGTGAGGTGATGGATGGGGCTGCTCcgcagctgggtgctgcctctgtcagcactggtggctgcccagggctgagctctCCAGAGTCCAAAGCAGAGCAGACTGGATTCACTTCAAAGACACGTTGTCTGCCAAAGTTATAGGCAAGGATTTGGGGTAAGACTCTGAGACAGTCATAAATACCTCTCAGTGGGGGGAGAGATGTCAAGTTTAGCCTTGGCTTTGCagaaagcagtgaaagaaaTTCAAGAGTAGATCTCTTCTCAGTGATGCCGGACACCCACAGTTAAAGGAGAGCCCTCTGGGTTTGCTGTGTGAGGATGAACAAAGTTCAGAAAGCACATCTAATCTGTTAGGAAAATTCCTTTAGGCTTCAAAAACTCTTTCACACGTGGCATCTCTGTTTCCTACAGCTCCAATGAAGAGATTGCCGACATGATTCATAAAGGGGATAGATCCCAGTTTGATGCTGAGATACTGAAACAGCTACTTAAACTGCTGCCTGAAGGCCATGAGGTATGTAGTGAGCATGCTACCCCGATGGTGCTGGGTGTGCTTGGCACCCAGCTTGAAACACTTCCACTGGTAGAGCAGGAAGCTGTGAGCAGGTCCCGCGCTGGACACCAGAAGTATCTATGTGGATATTTTACTGTTCTACTCCCTGACAGATAAACAGCCTGAAGTcttgcaaagaagaaagatcAGAACTAGCAAATGCAGACCAGTTTTACCTCCATCTCTTGGAAGTTCCTAGGTAAGCaaaactttctttgttttcagccCGTGAGTGTGACCCTTGCTAGAATCAAGGACTCTGTCTCCTGTACTCTAGtacaggaaatatttctaaCAGGGATATTTCTAACGCTCAGTGTTCAGGATAAACCATCTGACTTCTAGTTGAATGGCTGGCTGGAGAAACCTTTCCTTCCCACAGGCCAAGCAGATACCTTTGGCAAACTAATATTAAATTAACCTTGGTATTAATAAGGCTGTGAGAAAAATTCTGACCGTTGCAGTTACTGTATGGCACAAAGGTGCAGACTGAATCCGGCCACCAGGCTGCTGACTCACTCCATCCGTGTTTGAGAGACTCCATTACACAAAAAGGAGGCCACAAACCTAGGGGTGAATCACAGCAGTGCCTGTGCTTTGACCACCTCCCAGATTTTCCTGAGTTCTACCAAGTCAGATGATATACATACAAAGAAACCTTTGTGCTCCTCTTGAAAATACAGCAATATACAGCAATATAAATCATAGGAATAGCCTGCATAAATCTGAACAGTTGCCTCTCCCAGAGCCTGAGATGCTTTTTTGAAACTGTCGTGGTGAAaatgtggcttttatttttctcaaatgtaTATCTAGCTTTAAATTTACTTTAGAAAATGTATTCATGACTCTTGCACAAAATTAATCCATGGTTAGGCATAAATATCATTAAAGGGCATCACGGCAAAATAGTCAGAATTTCTATTTTggaagttaaaaggaaaaacaaaaatcctagCTAGTGCTGCCCAGGAACCATCAAAAATTATTGCCTCATTATGCAAGGAAATCACTGCCAGATTTCAGAGCAACATTGCTTTCTGAAAGAGGAGATGATAATTGTTTCTAGGATATCTTTGGAAATGTCTAAGtgtttgatgtatttataatgcagttcagtgagaacGATCTTGTGTCAGACCATTAAAGCGAACATAACAATGATGGTACTGCACTTTGCCTAAAATGGGCGATTCTCCTGCTGAATATAAATTAATTAGGCCCATGTTTTTTgccacctcccaccccctcaATCTCTTGTAGCTACCAGTTGCGGATTGAATGTATGCTGATTTGTGAGGAAACAAAATTTCTGCTGGAGTGTCTGTGGCCAAAAGCAAAAGCCATCAGGACAGCATGTGAAAGTAAGCGCATTGGTGATGTGTCTATGCCCAGTGCTCAGTCACAGGAAGCTCCTCTTCTATTCCTACTATTGATGCTATTTCTAATAGCATATGCTATAATCTAATCAAAATTAACCTTTTAATTGCTGAATGTGTAGTGAATATCAAAAAGGTTCTACGGATTCCTGCTTCTGGAGTTCACCCTGCAGAACTGTAGTTTGTGCTGTTCTGCCTTGCTGTGGAGCTTCTGCTGACACAAATAAACCAAACACATTGCCTCTCCTCCATCAGTGGCCCCTGTAGAGAAGGAGGAAATTTCCTATATGTCAATGCCAGATTTTGTTTGAATATAAGCCGAATTTTTGTGTGTAGCAGTGACTTTTGTCCACAACAACGAGTCCGTTCCAATTTTTCCTCCAGCCCATGCAGGTTGCATGGAGCAGGCCACAGTGACATACCACAATCTGTTCTGGCTTCCAAAACAGATGTCCGCGATGACGTTTCAGAAGCACCCTCCACACAGAATTATCCTTGGTTTTAGTTTTAACTCAGTTCTTTCTGAGTAACCCATGGATTCAAGCTTCACTGCAATAGTTTGAGAGACACTGACCTTTTGTTGAACAGTTAAACagtaaaatttttgtttgtttgtatagAAAACTTGGCTGTGCCCAGCTGTTTGATGTCAGTGCTATAGGTACTCTTTACTTTTACTATCAACAGCTCCCTGCAGTCTCACTCTGCCCCATTGTGTTGGGTGGGGTCAGCATTTCTTGCTAGTTTTGCCAAAAAATTGATCCTTACCCCCCAGTTTCTGATGCCCGAGTGCACAACTTCTGGTTATCACGCTCACCAATGATGATAACGAGGCAAAaaagctctttgcttttcttaaccTAGAATAAATGTACTGAAAATGGGGGCCACTGACTTTCAAAAACTTAAATACTTTTTCCATATGCAGTTCTTTCTCACGTGCAGTGATGACACATCCATACTCCAAGCTTGATgggaaaaatagttttccatATATTTGTAGAGAAGAGACCACAATAGAAACTTACTCATTCCACTTCCATTCAGTTGAATTATTTCTGTACTGGCTGATTTCTTAATCCATAAAAGTGGCTTTATATAACCTTGGATGAAAATTTTGTTACCCCACTGTTAAACCTAGGGAGAAACTTACTTCAGATAACTACAAttaatttattgaaaatgtCTCTCTTTATTCTTAGCACTTCTTACTAGTCAGCGACTGCCAGTTTTCTGTCAATTGATTCTTAAAGTCGGAAACTTTCTGAACTACGTAAGTAAGATGGTATTTTAATTGCTATACTTCtaaaaacagcataaaatacaaatgaagcAAGGAACTTTTTTCCCTATCTTCCAGGGGCATCACACGGGAGATGCTGGAGGTTTTAAAATCAGTGCCTTGCTCAGactaacagaaacaaaagcaaacaaaagccacGTTACTCTGCTTCACCATATTTTGGAGGTACAAGGGAACTGTCAAATTATTCCTGTGTGTTTTATTCTCTAATATTAATTCCTCAAAAGCTAAGGGACTTTAATTTCGGTACCACCCCACCGTAGACATCTGGAGGGTGAGCCTCTGTGCCTGAAATATGATGAAAACTTTGCCACCACTCTCTGGGAAAGAAGGATAAAACCCATTTGCAGCAATGTTTAGGGAGCTAACATTAGGTTTTCTTCCTCAGGTTTGCTTAGCATGTCTGCtggctgttttctctctcttctgccaCTGCTCTCTCGTGGTGACATGCCTTCCAAATGCATCTGTCAGATGAGGTTAATTTTAGTGATacgaagaaaaaaaatctcagatcAGCTTGTGCACTGTAGCAGCACATGGGATGTAAGCCTGAGCAGTTAAGagcctcttttttatttcttctttccttcccacagTTGCCAACTATTACAGAAAAGAATAGGTGAGGCTAAACTTACCCCAGGACTTATAAGGAGGAAAATTGAAGTGTTAATTTTTCAATCCAGATATTGTTCAGCTTGAAAGACTTTCTTACTCTTTGACTAACAGTGGAAGGTAACCATCTTTCACTTCAATTTTAGGAGGTTGAAAAAAACCACGCAGACCTGCTGCAGCTTCCCAGAGATCTTGACTTTGTTTCCAAGGCTGCAGGGTAGGacattattgtttgtttttgtcatgtaCGAATTGCCAGCCTCTTTATAGCCAACAAGGATCTGAGTCATTTATGGTGGTGTAATAAGGTCACAGGACTTCTCTGCTGTGTGAGCGAGAGTTTCCCTTCTGACTCCAAACAGTTTTGAGATTTGTAAATCAATCTGCTTACAACTTTTTCTGTGGTGctctgtgttatttttcttttgaatgttcCTGTACTACCTTAGAGGTAAAACTGAGTAAATAGTGAACTTCATTTTTGAGGATCATATTAAGAATCATGgaaaaaatgcatacatttcCTGAAACTTTTCAGTCATATTCATGTGCAAGGCCATCAGAAGCTACTTGGGTCAAGGAGGGAATGGCTAGGGCAATTTACTAGCAATCAGGAACCACAGGAGTCCCTGAGTTAAATATCAGCAAAAGTTTCCAATACATGTGggtagagggggaaaaaaaaagtctgtttatgGTGAGTCTAACACCAGCTCATTCTGTTCAGCTCAAAAGAACCATGTGGGAGATATGCCAAATTCAAAATCCAGATTTATTACACCAGGATTAACATTTTTACTCTTGTTATAAACTCATGGGAACCTTGTAGTGTTTTAATTCCCCTTGTAACTAGAAGCAGAGGTAACCTGTAAATCTGGAGGTGGATTGACATTAAGTAGCTcctaaataattaaaagtaaaaagtattttaattcagCAATACAGAAAGCATTAATATAGGATTAGGGCTTTTTGTGTTAAGGTTTTTGCTAGTTATCTGTGCAGAATTTAAGTTGGATGTTGTTGTGAAGCATCAATTTCTTTTTGGTTTGGGCAATAATAGAGATACTTTTCTTATCTGAAACTAAATCTtactgatgaaataaaaataattgctctCAAGTCTAGTCAAACCCTCAAACATAAAATTGATCTGCTAATTAATACCCAGATAGCTGTTTATAGTGTAAATCCTGCAAGGCATTCTTCTAACACCGTTCACATCTGGATGCATCTTGTAACACAACATCAGGTTTTGCctattcagttatttttttctggcaaaagTGTCTGTTTGAAGCATAAAATGTTTGTTGGCTCTGCAGCGTAACGTTTGGCCCTCCACGTGAGTTAAACTAACTGAGGAGAGGCATAATTTTGGATTATAAATAgatgagggagaaaaacagtgaagagggaaaagaacCACTTAAGTAATGACAGTATTGGCACAAGAGATGAGTGTGTTGTCTATGAATAAGAATTGGCTGGAAACTGTGGAGGTTTTTGGACGCTAGAACAGTGAGATTCTTCCTCAGGCTTTCTCGGTAGGTAGCACAGGCAGGAGCATGGCTACTTTCTCAGATGGGGGGGTTGAGAAAACACTCAGAAAACGCTGAGAGAAAAGGGTTTATATGGAGGAGAATTACCTGCAAAAGCAGGGTCTGAACTGGGCAACTAATCCTATATTCATTTGGAGAGATGTGTTTACAATAACCTTTTaacttactgaaaacaaaagattcACCCCTTTAATTACTATCCCTTTTGTGGGCCTTTCAGGTTTCACTTCGATGCTATGCGGGCTGAGGCAAGTGCCAATTTGAAGAAACTGTTGGAAATAGAGAAGCGTTTATTTCTGTCGACGgaggatttaaaaatacagcacgCAAAATCTGTTCAAGTATGTAAAGTGGGTACAATGCTTTTCCCATCCTTCTTTCCAAACACTTTCAATCTCTTCTCAAGAGAAAACACCAAAATTTGGGTGGCAAATTGGTGCAGAGGTCTGTGGGAAGGGGGTCCTAACGATGAGTGCTGTGGTAGACGAGgggcacatttttttctccaattctGCAACGTGATATTGTGATAAGGAAACAGCTGAGGACCAGGCAGCTCTGCATGTGggcaaaagaaaggaagatgctaaaaatgaaatgtaggaTACAACTATAAATACGTATAGGACAGTAACATGTTTTGTCTCACTgttctttgggggaaaaaaaaagaagtgaacaGATTTACAGAATGTTTTTTCTGCACATATTTCCAAACAACCTAGCTTTAAATATTCTCAGAACAGGCTATGTAACTAAAGCTAGAAGGAACAAGTGTTGGTGCTGTGTATCACCAAGATTGGTCATCCCAGGTTGTGCCAAATTTCCACCTGGTTGTACGACGAAAGTGGAAGCATACAGTGCATTGCCTTGGTCCAAATGAAACTGAAGGTGATGCAGACAGTTCGGTTAAGACAATATTGCACAGTGTGACCCAATCTTAATGGTCAGCTTTTCAAAACCCAATTGCTCAGTGTTAATTGGCTTGGGTGTTGGGTCTTGGGTGTTGTTTCTTAACGTGCATAAACTGTGTTGCAATATGTGTCTCAGGGCAGCATCAGTGCTtcaaaagacctgcaggaggaGTTTGCCAGCattgaaaagaagaaggaagaacttGCTGATTACCTTTGTGAAGACCGAAAAAAGTTGTCCTTGGAAGATGTATTTAACACAATGAAAACCTTCAGGGAGCTCTTCCTCAAGGCTTTACAGGTGGTTTTCATTTGTGACTCTTTAGAAATAGATTgagaatttcttcttcttcttcctcttctttctttattttttttaatgacaagaataattttttttcctactccaAGCTGGGCTACCAAAACCCTGGCTCAGGAGTAAATGAAAGTAACTGCTTATTTGCTCACAgtctacagaaagaaatgatCATGTGGgcaaatacaattttattttatttttttatttctattcttttgTTACAGAGAACTAAGACCTCTCAAAGATGTTAATCCCACTGTAAAATTATTAATTGGGCCTCAATGCAATAGGAGCTTGGTGGCATGTGAAAGAATGAGCAACCTCTGACATGTTTTACAGCCTTTGCCAATAGGCAGAAAGTAAATTTTCTAATAGGCAAACTCTAATTGGAAAATACTTTTACATGTAGATATTTTAATGCATTAGTTCAAAACTGCATGTTTTGTGCCCACTACAAAAGTGCAAATCTCCTTATTggcaactgatttttttttacaagaccTTAGTCCTTGCACTAAGGAGTAAGAAAACAGCAACTTCACCATAAAAGTTGTGCAGACCGTTATCCAATTAGTAAACTTCCAGTTCACATTCCCTACTGCATACATCATGCCTGAAATAATGTACTTAAGACCTTTactggaggtcttcaagaaacgtgtAGATTTAGAACTTGGTTGAGTGGTGGACTTTAGTTCTAGGTTAAAGGTTGAACTAGATagtcttagaggtcttttccaacctgaacgattctgtgattccctaGGGTTTTCATCAAGCCAGGTGATAGTGTCTTCCAGTATCTGTATATACATATTACTGACTCCAACAGAGCCCAAGTGTGGATTTGACATTTACAATTATTGCCAGAATAGACACATCTGTGCTGAGCAATGTCAGGGCAAGAGAGAGTGAGGGGTGCTTTAGGGGAGATCATAGTTTCAGATAAATACAAAGGAGCTTCTGAGCAAGTGTCTGAAGACAAAGGATGAAAAAGGTATTCTCTATGTTCCTACTACCTTCTCCTCCTGTGAGACACCAGGCTTCAATTTTGCAAGCCATACCACTACCCAGGCCCAGAAGCAATGTGATAGTGCCACAGagagtctggaaaaaaatcctacagaCCACACATCCTTCAGCAATATACTTAGCCCTTCAAGTTCTTAAAATATCTATGCAGGAAGTAAAGAATTAGGAGAGTCAAGAACATCATGGCTCAGGATCCGTGGAGAGCTACACTGGAAAGCTGCCAGGAAGGGTAACTCCAGAAAGTGCAGGGCTTTTCAGAAGCAGTCCCAAGTAAGAGTTACGTAGTGACCTAGTACGGCTGCAGAAGATTTAAACTACATTTTTGGATGCTGCTTTTTCACAGTCCTTTTGTCTGCACACCATGCAAACTCCCTTTCACCCTACTTTTTGTTCCGtttctcagcagctcctcacctCAGAGGTACCACGACTGTTAGCCACAATTTATGCACGTTACCTCCGTTACAGAGCTGTAATGTaatcttctctgcctttttgcCTTGCTTTCTGCCTGTCATTGTAGTAAAGACACTGTGCTTGAAACTGCAACATCCTGAAAAGTttaaggttttcatttttaaatcattttattgttttgtgaTATTGATTTTTACACTGGAATCAGACAAATACAGCATTTCTTTCTATTGCCATTTGACTTAGGAGTCTTTAAGGATAAATTGTCACTTATTTTGATGTGAATGTTCTGTTTAAGCAGGTCTCTTAACACTACAAAAATACTTAATGTTATCTTTCAGTGTTCACATCAAATAAGAAATCATTCTGATAAATAGTGAGCTTTCACAGGGACAATTtggttttgttactttttttttttttaaacaaagttccTCTCCATTCCTGAGGGCTTGTTCTGGTTTCTTATCCCTCAAGTAACAAAAACATATCTACACAAATGAAATTTGATAATATGAATCCgctttcttcctctccatctacttaaagaggaaaaaaatttttCAGACACCACCCCTGACACAGAAAGGAGCTGGTTTTCACCCAGGGCTGAACGTTCCCCGACTTCTCAAAAAGTCAAGGGACCAgatggcaggaggaaggagatggAGAGAAAATAGCTTCCCAGCTCAAGATAAAAAACAGAATTGCAGATACACTGAGAACTGAGTTGTAAAATTgcggggaaaaaaagaaacactgtgaTTATAGAGGATTGggagaaacattttatttcccttaGCACTTGCAGCTGTTCAAAGTGGGGAGCTCCCCACAAAGAGGCTGTCTAAtttcaggaaaaggagaaaaaatgttaaacaaaatcTGCTCTAGGAAGCACTCAGATGATCATAGAGGTTATACAGACAGCGCTGTGCAGGGATAGATTCTCTGAGTGCTCCCCTAGGATAAccgagctggagcagctgctcctCAGTAGGGTGCATATGGTGCTGGAACAGGATGTGCTTTAGATAGTGTGGGGATAAACAGTTGTCATGGAGCGTCTTCTAATTCAAAGATCAAGTAAGTATCTAACATCCCACAAAGTGTAAATCCAAAATGACACCCATTTTATTTAATCTCATCCATACAGCTGCCTTCAGTAATCCAGGAGATGGAGAAAGGATTGTGAACATTCATTCCTCTGCCTTGGTGGATTTTCTTGCATTGAAGAAATTCTGTTAACAGCATGTTGGTGTCAAAttgccctttttttcttttctttttttttttttttaatttctctgaacaATTCAGTTTAGGCTGGCTCAACCCataaatttttttcctaaggtgttttggtttgctttcagTACAGTGCGTGCTGCTTAGGTAGCAGGACAACATATCCCTGAATTCACCTCTTTAATTTCTTGTGGCATGTTATATAGAAAGATTCTCCCAGGGCTCGCAGATCTGCAAGCCTCTCAGCAGCCATAATATCTCCAAGACAATATGCTAAAACACAGCAGGAATTTATCAGGCAAGCACGTGGGAGGTATACAATGATGAAAGGCTTTTAGCCTCCCCATAAAACTTCACCAACTgtacctcttttttttcagaagcactcTCCATTTAGggaaaatgtatctttttctttctttgtcaaGAATGCAccattttaattcttgttttctaGGCATCCAGGGAAGGTCCCCATAACCTTGAGCCTACAATGCTCCTGTATTTCTGAGAGACTAGCTCTATTGATCTTCAcaagtttgtttcatttgtttggaAGTTTTTGTGGAACAAAGGATCCTAGGCTTTTATCTTCTATAAAAGATTTAAGAAACTTGTGCGTGTTTCTTGGGACTTCTCATGGAAATAGCGGCAGGTGATCCATAGCAATCAACCACATCTATCAGTACTATGAGACTTAGTACTATCAGTACTATTTTGTGCTGCCAAACCCCTGCAAAGTAGTCCAGACGTCTCAACAGGAACCCTATCTGTACTAATCATC from Anser cygnoides isolate HZ-2024a breed goose chromosome 5, Taihu_goose_T2T_genome, whole genome shotgun sequence harbors:
- the LOC106037283 gene encoding inverted formin-2-like isoform X1; its protein translation is MGPGETTENLLPTKQCLNHRKSLSRRSVQKANKCIQVDLDLEEENPSADLRLSPTTCHSKKPQQCLGNPSPSQQGISSSSQGQPAMPALLPLLPPPPSLPPGHKVPPPPLPVPGMYAPSLPPPPLCGSPACNHLTCGYGGQPHPKKTPTLRMKVFHWQKLPSDVVRQSHSMWAVVPSGSKELIEPDYTSLEMLFCVPPTPPKEKKRPKKNSKEITFIGPKKSLLLSVFLKRFKCSNEEIADMIHKGDRSQFDAEILKQLLKLLPEGHEINSLKSCKEERSELANADQFYLHLLEVPSYQLRIECMLICEETKFLLECLWPKAKAIRTACETLLTSQRLPVFCQLILKVGNFLNYGHHTGDAGGFKISALLRLTETKANKSHVTLLHHILEEVEKNHADLLQLPRDLDFVSKAAGFHFDAMRAEASANLKKLLEIEKRLFLSTEDLKIQHAKSVQVCKGSISASKDLQEEFASIEKKKEELADYLCEDRKKLSLEDVFNTMKTFRELFLKALQENQQRKEQAAKSEKRKKHLEGEDVKRLKREDGKSSIFNKK
- the LOC106037283 gene encoding inverted formin-2-like isoform X2 codes for the protein MGPGETTENLLPTKQCLNHRKSLSRRSVQKANKCIQVDLDLEEENPSADLRLSPTTCHSKKPQQCLGNPSPSQQGISSSSQGQPAMPALLPLLPPPPSLPPGHKVPPPPLPVPGMYAPSLPPPPLCGSPACNHLTCGYGGQPHPKKTPTLRMKVFHWQKLPSDVVRQSHSMWAVVPSGSKELIEPDYTSLEMLFCVPPTPPKEKKRPKKNSKEITFIGPKKSLLLSVFLKRFKCSNEEIADMIHKGDRSQFDAEILKQLLKLLPEGHEINSLKSCKEERSELANADQFYLHLLEVPSYQLRIECMLICEETKFLLECLWPKAKAIRTACETLLTSQRLPVFCQLILKVGNFLNYGHHTGDAGGFKISALLRLTETKANKSHVTLLHHILEEVEKNHADLLQLPRDLDFVSKAAGFHFDAMRAEASANLKKLLEIEKRLFLSTEDLKIQHAKSVQGSISASKDLQEEFASIEKKKEELADYLCEDRKKLSLEDVFNTMKTFRELFLKALQENQQRKEQAAKSEKRKKHLEGEDVKRLKREDGKSSIFNKK
- the LOC106037283 gene encoding inverted formin-2-like isoform X3, yielding MGPGETTENLLPTKQCLNHRKSLSRRSVQKANKCIQVDLDLEEENPSADLRLSPTTCHSKKPQQCLGNPSPSQQGISSSSQGQPAMPALLPLLPPPPSLPPGHKVPPPPLPVPGMYAPSLPPPPLCGSPACNHLTCGYGGQPHPKKTPTLRMKVFHWQKLPSDVVRQSHSMWAVVPSGSKELIEPDYTSLEMLFCVPPTPPKEKKRPKKNSKEITFIGPKKSLLLSVFLKRFKCSNEEIADMIHKGDRSQFDAEILKQLLKLLPEGHEINSLKSCKEERSELANADQFYLHLLEVPSYQLRIECMLICEETKFLLECLWPKAKAIRTACETLLTSQRLPVFCQLILKVGNFLNYGHHTGDAGGFKISALLRLTETKANKSHVTLLHHILEEVEKNHADLLQLPRDLDFVSKAAGFHFDAMRAEASANLKKLLEIEKRLFLSTEDLKIQHAKSVQVCKGSISASKDLQEEFASIEKKKEELADYLCEDRKKLSLEDVFNTMKTFRELFLKALQLPSVIQEMEKGL
- the LOC106037283 gene encoding inverted formin-2-like isoform X4, whose amino-acid sequence is MGPGETTENLLPTKQCLNHRKSLSRRSVQKANKCIQVDLDLEEENPSADLRLSPTTCHSKKPQQCLGNPSPSQQESHSMWAVVPSGSKELIEPDYTSLEMLFCVPPTPPKEKKRPKKNSKEITFIGPKKSLLLSVFLKRFKCSNEEIADMIHKGDRSQFDAEILKQLLKLLPEGHEINSLKSCKEERSELANADQFYLHLLEVPSYQLRIECMLICEETKFLLECLWPKAKAIRTACETLLTSQRLPVFCQLILKVGNFLNYGHHTGDAGGFKISALLRLTETKANKSHVTLLHHILEEVEKNHADLLQLPRDLDFVSKAAGFHFDAMRAEASANLKKLLEIEKRLFLSTEDLKIQHAKSVQVCKGSISASKDLQEEFASIEKKKEELADYLCEDRKKLSLEDVFNTMKTFRELFLKALQENQQRKEQAAKSEKRKKHLEGEDVKRLKREDGKSSIFNKK